A region of the Candidatus Delongbacteria bacterium genome:
CCTGGATGATGGCCTTGATCTTACCGCTGGAGCGCGCAGCCACCACTTCGCCGCGATAGGCGCAGACCGTGCGCATGGTGCTGATCAGGCTGTCCCGGTAGATGAAGACCACCAGCATCCACCAGGGAATCAGGCCCTGCACCAGGAAGGCCACGAACACGCTGATCCGGCTGACGGAGTCGGCCAGGGGATCCAGCAGCTTGCCGAAATCTGTCACCTCGCCCCGGGAGCGGGCCAAGTGGCCGTCGAAGGCGTCCGTCAACTCCGACACCACCACGATGGCCAGCGCCGCGATGCGCGCCCACAGTCCCTCCTGAAGAAAGACGAGGACGAACACGGGACTGAGCAGCAGGCGCACGGAGGTCAGCCAGTTGGCGAGGGTCATGGAGAGCTTCCTTGTGTGACCGCCCAAAAATCGAACAATCCCGGCCCGGGTGCAACCTGCGCCCTCCGGAGAGGGGAACCAAAGAACACAGAGGCACAGAGACACAGAGATCATTATGGATTGATCAAACGCCGCTCAACGATTTCCTGACTTGATCCAGTTCAATCTCTGTGCCTCTGTGCCTCTGTGCCTCTGTGTTGAGATTCAGCATGAGAGAGATCAGCCGCGGTCCGCCGAGAGCCGCACCGGGGCCACCATCCGCTCGGGCTGCAGCACGTCCTCCAGCTCTGCCGGGGAGAGCAGGCCCATCTCAAGCACGATGTCGCGCACCGGAATGCCCGACTCCTGCGCCCGGCGCGCCACCGTGGTGGCCGCCGTGTAGCCGATCCAGGGCAGCAGGGCTGTCACGATCCCGATGGAGTTGTCCACCAGGCTGCGGCAGCGCTCCTCGTTGGCCGTGATCCCCTCCACGCAGAAGCGGCGCAGCGTGCGGAAGCCCCGTTCGAGCATGCTCATGCTCTGGAAGAGGTTGAACACGATGACCGGCTCCATCACGTTCAGCTCCAGCTGGCCCGCCTCGGCGGCCATGGTCACGGTCAAATCGTTGCCGATCACCTGGAAGGCCACCTGATTCATCACCTCGGGGATCACCGGGTTGACCTTGCCGGGCATGATGCTGCTGCCCGGCTGACGCGCCGGCAGGTTGATCTCCCCGAAGCCGCAGCGCGGGCCGCTGGAGAGCAGGCGCAGGTCGTTGCAGATCTTGCTGGTCTTGACGGCCACGCGCTTCAGAATGCCGCTGAAGATCAGCAGGCTGCCCGTGTCGCTGGAGGCCTCCACCAGGTCCTTGGCCAGGATGAACTCAAAGCCCGACACCCGGCGCAGGGCCTTGATGGCCTCCCGCGGATAGGAGGGATCGGCGCAGATGCCCGTGCCGATGGCCGTGCCGCCCAGGTTCACTTCCAGGAAGAGCAGGGCGTTTTCCTTCAGGCGGTCGATGTCCTCCTCGACCGACTGGGCCCAGGCGGCGAACTCCTGCCCCAGGGTCATGGGCACTGCGTCCTGCAGCTGGGTGCGGCCCATCTTGATGACCCGCGAGAACTCCCGCGCCTTGGCCCGCAGGGCCTCCACCAGTTCCTCCATCTCCGAGACCAGGGGCCGCACGCTGAGCAGCATGGCCAGGTGGATGGCGGTGGGATAGGCGTCGTTGGTGCTCTGGGAGAGGTTGACGTGGTCGTTGGGGTGCAGGCGCGTGTGACAGCCCATCTCCTCGCCCAGCAGCTCCAGCGCGCGGTTGGCGATCACCTCGTTGGCGTTCATGTTGGTGCTGGTGCCCGCCCCGCCCTGCACCATGTCCACCACGAACTGGTTGTGGAGCTGGCCGTCGATGATCTCGTCGCACGCCTGCTGGATCGCGGTGGAGAGGTCCTCCGGCAGCAGGCCCAGCCGCGTGTTGGCCTGGGCCGCGGCCTTTTTCACCATGGCCAGCGCCTTGATGAAAAAGGGGAAGTGGTGCAGGGGGATCCCCGTGATGTCGAAGTTCTCCAGCGCCCGCAGGGTCTGCACGCCGTAATACACGTCGCGCGGCACCTCGCGGTCCCCCAGCAGGTCGTGTTCCACGCGCACGGCGCCGGTGCGGTACTGGGCGGCCCCGCCCGCCGCGGCCAGCCCGAGCTTCATGCGCCCGAACACCACGCGGGCCACCTGTCCCAGCACCCTGGCGGCCAGCTGCGGATGTCCCTCCAGGAATTCCTGGAACCGCCCGCGCTCCAGCGTGAGCAGCACCGAATCCAGCGCGGCCGTCGCCGTGGTGCTGTGCGGCGTGTCGTCCAGCAGCGCCGCCTCGCCCAGGAAGTGGCCGGCGTGGTAGGTGACCAGCACCTGCTCGCCCCGGGGCGTGCGCTCGCTTACCCGGATGGCCCCGCTCTGCACCAGGATCAGGCGCCGGCGCTTCTCGCCC
Encoded here:
- the pgsA gene encoding CDP-diacylglycerol--glycerol-3-phosphate 3-phosphatidyltransferase produces the protein MTLANWLTSVRLLLSPVFVLVFLQEGLWARIAALAIVVVSELTDAFDGHLARSRGEVTDFGKLLDPLADSVSRISVFVAFLVQGLIPWWMLVVFIYRDSLISTMRTVCAYRGEVVAARSSGKIKAIIQATAIITILVGRIASALFPSLLPEPLLNQIAWWLVLVAAVYTFYSLYEYLSANWDIVSSAGRGKPRREAA
- the aspA gene encoding aspartate ammonia-lyase translates to MTELLQRNEIFQVLTPEEAVLLAALLKEERLHAGDVVFRQGEKRRRLILVQSGAIRVSERTPRGEQVLVTYHAGHFLGEAALLDDTPHSTTATAALDSVLLTLERGRFQEFLEGHPQLAARVLGQVARVVFGRMKLGLAAAGGAAQYRTGAVRVEHDLLGDREVPRDVYYGVQTLRALENFDITGIPLHHFPFFIKALAMVKKAAAQANTRLGLLPEDLSTAIQQACDEIIDGQLHNQFVVDMVQGGAGTSTNMNANEVIANRALELLGEEMGCHTRLHPNDHVNLSQSTNDAYPTAIHLAMLLSVRPLVSEMEELVEALRAKAREFSRVIKMGRTQLQDAVPMTLGQEFAAWAQSVEEDIDRLKENALLFLEVNLGGTAIGTGICADPSYPREAIKALRRVSGFEFILAKDLVEASSDTGSLLIFSGILKRVAVKTSKICNDLRLLSSGPRCGFGEINLPARQPGSSIMPGKVNPVIPEVMNQVAFQVIGNDLTVTMAAEAGQLELNVMEPVIVFNLFQSMSMLERGFRTLRRFCVEGITANEERCRSLVDNSIGIVTALLPWIGYTAATTVARRAQESGIPVRDIVLEMGLLSPAELEDVLQPERMVAPVRLSADRG